A portion of the Natronococcus sp. AD-5 genome contains these proteins:
- a CDS encoding APC family permease, with translation MDGPPPSAGGTNVEGEAPQIEPTIETEEASITDDAELERTLGLPGGLAIGIGTMIGAGIFVFPGLAAGRAGPAAAASFAVGALVALLVALPASELATAMPRSGGGYYFISRGLGTLTGTVVGLSLWFGLVFATAFYLVGFGYYGVDTLAELGLAVEEALVIPLALLFGAGFTVLNVTGTENAAKLQNGIVALLLSILVCFLSYGGLDAAGLVGEPAAPERFAPFGAMPVFTTSALVFTSYLGFAQVATVAGEMRDPGRNLPLAMVGSVLIVGVLYVATIFVATSAFGSEQLSRFGETAMVEVGRHYLGAAGAFAIVFGGLLATMSSANASVLSTSRAIYAVSKDALLPRRASRINLRYGTPHVALGMAGGPILVLTATGRVELLAEVASFLHLIMYGLVCVALLALRRNEPEWYDPDFRVPGHPVVPAFGAVASFALIGFMQPASQFVGIGIMIATAGWYFYYARDVTLKGAL, from the coding sequence ATGGACGGCCCACCGCCGTCGGCCGGGGGAACCAACGTCGAGGGAGAGGCGCCGCAGATCGAGCCGACGATCGAAACCGAGGAGGCGTCGATCACCGACGACGCCGAACTCGAGCGAACGCTCGGACTCCCCGGCGGACTCGCTATCGGAATCGGGACGATGATCGGGGCCGGTATCTTCGTCTTCCCCGGGCTCGCAGCCGGCCGCGCGGGTCCCGCCGCGGCGGCGTCGTTCGCCGTCGGGGCGCTCGTCGCGCTGTTGGTCGCACTGCCGGCCTCCGAACTCGCGACGGCGATGCCCAGGAGCGGCGGCGGTTACTACTTCATCTCGCGCGGACTGGGCACGCTCACCGGGACCGTCGTCGGGTTGTCGCTGTGGTTCGGGCTGGTGTTCGCCACGGCTTTTTACCTCGTCGGCTTCGGTTACTACGGCGTCGACACGCTCGCCGAACTCGGGCTCGCGGTCGAGGAGGCGCTCGTCATTCCGCTGGCGCTGCTGTTCGGCGCGGGCTTTACCGTCCTGAACGTCACGGGGACGGAAAACGCGGCGAAGCTCCAGAACGGGATCGTCGCGTTGTTGCTGTCGATACTCGTCTGTTTCCTGTCCTACGGCGGCCTCGACGCCGCCGGACTCGTGGGCGAACCGGCAGCACCCGAGCGGTTCGCTCCCTTCGGGGCGATGCCCGTCTTCACGACGTCGGCGCTCGTGTTCACCTCCTATCTCGGCTTCGCACAAGTGGCGACCGTCGCCGGGGAGATGAGAGATCCCGGACGAAACCTGCCGCTGGCGATGGTCGGTTCGGTCCTCATCGTCGGCGTTCTCTACGTGGCGACGATCTTCGTCGCGACGAGCGCGTTCGGGAGCGAGCAGCTCTCGCGGTTCGGCGAGACGGCGATGGTCGAGGTCGGCCGCCACTACCTCGGCGCCGCCGGCGCGTTCGCGATCGTCTTCGGCGGGCTGCTCGCGACGATGTCCAGCGCCAACGCGTCGGTGCTCAGCACGTCTCGAGCCATTTACGCCGTCTCGAAGGACGCCCTGTTACCGCGGCGGGCGAGTCGCATCAACCTCCGGTACGGCACGCCGCACGTCGCGCTGGGGATGGCCGGCGGACCGATCCTCGTCCTGACCGCGACCGGCCGCGTGGAGCTGCTCGCCGAGGTCGCTTCGTTCCTGCACCTCATCATGTACGGGCTGGTCTGCGTGGCGCTGCTCGCGCTGCGTCGAAACGAGCCGGAGTGGTACGACCCCGACTTTCGAGTGCCCGGCCACCCCGTCGTTCCGGCCTTCGGGGCGGTCGCCAGCTTCGCCCTGATCGGGTTCATGCAGCCCGCGTCCCAGTTCGTCGGCATCGGTATCATGATCGCGACCGCCGGATGGTACTTCTACTACGCCCGAGACGTCACCCTAAAAGGAGCACTATGA
- a CDS encoding universal stress protein encodes MTRVLVPLAILEGESASAGLTTLLEPMNVTVLGYHELPEQTPPDQARLQYEERATDALEGLATEFGAADGTADYRLVFTHDRTQTFDRVAAETKADVYAIPGTAAPIDRLLVALTGDVAVERIVSFVGELVCDRDIGVTLFLATDDESAGRELLDTAALPLAGRGIDVRTELAVDELPLEALVDAAVGHGAIVVGERAPSLRTLVFGEEAERIAAESVGPVLVVRHVEEGAGANGNRTRSDDS; translated from the coding sequence ATGACACGCGTACTCGTTCCGCTGGCGATACTGGAGGGGGAATCGGCCTCGGCCGGGCTGACGACGCTGCTCGAGCCGATGAACGTCACCGTGCTGGGATATCACGAGCTGCCCGAACAGACGCCGCCGGACCAAGCTCGGCTGCAGTACGAGGAGCGCGCGACCGACGCGCTCGAGGGCCTCGCGACGGAGTTCGGGGCGGCGGACGGAACCGCCGATTACCGCCTCGTCTTCACGCACGACCGAACGCAGACGTTCGATCGGGTCGCTGCGGAGACGAAGGCGGACGTCTACGCGATCCCGGGAACGGCCGCACCGATCGACCGGCTCCTCGTGGCGCTAACGGGCGACGTCGCCGTCGAGCGAATCGTCTCGTTCGTCGGGGAACTGGTCTGCGATCGCGACATCGGCGTCACGCTTTTTCTCGCAACCGACGACGAGTCCGCGGGCAGGGAGTTACTCGACACGGCCGCCCTCCCCCTCGCCGGCCGCGGCATCGACGTGCGAACCGAACTCGCGGTCGACGAACTGCCGCTCGAGGCGCTCGTCGACGCGGCGGTCGGCCACGGCGCGATCGTCGTGGGCGAGCGAGCGCCGTCGCTCCGAACGCTCGTCTTCGGCGAGGAGGCTGAACGCATCGCCGCCGAGTCGGTCGGCCCGGTACTCGTCGTCCGACACGTCGAGGAAGGCGCCGGTGCGAACGGGAACCGAACCAGAAGCGACGACTCGTGA
- a CDS encoding universal stress protein codes for MAAPRAHRVLVPIDVLGGEAVPQTVIDAFASVPVVLLGYHVLPEQTPSDQARDRYEARARAELDELHDAFEDAGCLDVSSRLVFTHDRLKTFERVAVEASCDAILLLNPAPVLERVLVAVRGDVNLEYIARLLGALLTDTDLEVTFFHVVPDEDERERGTELLDAAVSELVDAGVDRGRIDTSLVVDGSPTREILEAAADHDMLVVGESRPSIRRFIFRDRAKTLAKGTVDPVLVIRGEYLEADDAEAVDDTA; via the coding sequence ATGGCTGCTCCTCGCGCCCACCGCGTGCTCGTCCCGATCGACGTCCTCGGCGGCGAGGCCGTCCCGCAGACGGTTATCGACGCGTTCGCGTCGGTTCCGGTCGTCCTGCTCGGCTACCACGTCCTCCCCGAGCAGACGCCGTCGGACCAGGCGCGCGATCGGTACGAAGCGCGCGCTCGCGCCGAACTCGACGAACTGCACGACGCGTTCGAAGACGCCGGCTGTCTCGACGTCTCGTCGCGTCTCGTCTTCACGCACGACCGACTGAAGACGTTCGAACGCGTCGCGGTCGAAGCGTCGTGCGACGCGATCCTGCTGCTCAACCCTGCACCGGTTCTCGAACGGGTTCTCGTCGCGGTCCGCGGCGACGTCAACCTCGAGTACATCGCCCGTCTTCTGGGCGCGCTGCTCACCGACACCGATCTCGAGGTGACGTTCTTCCACGTCGTCCCCGACGAGGACGAGCGCGAACGTGGTACCGAACTTCTCGACGCTGCCGTCTCCGAACTGGTCGACGCCGGCGTCGACCGCGGTCGGATCGACACCTCGCTCGTCGTCGACGGTTCGCCGACGCGGGAGATTCTCGAGGCCGCGGCCGATCACGACATGCTCGTCGTCGGCGAAAGCCGACCGTCGATTCGCCGCTTCATCTTCCGCGATCGGGCGAAGACGCTGGCCAAGGGGACGGTCGATCCGGTGCTGGTGATTCGCGGAGAGTACCTCGAGGCGGACGACGCGGAGGCGGTCGACGATACCGCGTGA